In Acidaminococcus fermentans DSM 20731, one genomic interval encodes:
- the arsA gene encoding arsenical pump-driving ATPase, with translation MELYDPFAAIRTQYVFFTGKGGVGKTSTACATAVALADAGQKVLLVSTDPASNLQDIFSLELKEKPTPIPGVPGLEAANLDPVKAAAAYRESVVGPYRGILPEAALRNMEEQLSGSCTIEIAAFNAFTDFLTDPETATAYDKIIFDTAPTGHTLRMLQLPSAWSQFISTSTHGASCLGQLSGLESRKALYRQAVETLADPGRTTLLLVARPDRPPLLEADRASRELAKLGIGNQQLIINGLLEKTDDPVTKELFAKQQMALAEMSQGLKILPSWQIPFRSYNVTGLDHVRALLKGEVAPVAGREQQAPVYTLQEVAEDLERNHRKVIFTMGKGGVGKTTVAASLALRLAQKGHQVLLTTTDPAGHLQEILDQTDRLQLCQIDEQAELRRYQKEVLDQARKNGLKEGDLAYIEEDLRSPCTQEIAVFRAFAEIVARSGDRIVIIDTAPTGHTLLLLESTENYDREIRRTRGAVPPAVQQLLPRLKGPETEVVIVTLPEATPVYEALRLEADLKRTRLYSRWWIINRCFSQTAAQSPLLKAKADREIPWINQVAAHASGCAAVIPWKQAEIKGKVLETL, from the coding sequence ATGGAACTGTATGATCCTTTTGCCGCCATCCGCACCCAGTATGTGTTCTTTACCGGCAAAGGCGGTGTGGGTAAGACCTCCACAGCCTGTGCCACCGCCGTGGCTCTGGCCGACGCCGGACAGAAAGTGCTGCTGGTCAGCACGGACCCGGCCTCCAATCTCCAGGACATCTTTTCTCTGGAACTGAAAGAAAAACCCACTCCCATTCCCGGTGTCCCCGGGCTGGAAGCGGCCAACCTGGATCCGGTCAAGGCCGCTGCCGCCTACCGGGAAAGCGTGGTGGGTCCCTATCGAGGCATTCTGCCGGAAGCCGCCCTGCGGAACATGGAAGAACAGCTGTCCGGTTCCTGCACCATCGAAATCGCTGCTTTCAACGCCTTTACGGATTTCCTCACAGATCCGGAAACGGCCACAGCTTATGATAAGATCATTTTCGATACAGCTCCCACCGGCCATACCCTGCGGATGCTCCAGCTGCCTTCTGCCTGGAGCCAGTTTATCAGCACCAGTACCCACGGAGCCTCCTGTCTGGGTCAACTGTCCGGCCTGGAAAGCCGGAAGGCCCTGTACCGGCAGGCTGTAGAAACGCTGGCGGATCCTGGCCGGACCACCCTGCTTCTGGTGGCCCGTCCTGACCGGCCTCCGCTTTTGGAAGCGGACCGGGCATCCCGGGAACTGGCCAAACTGGGCATCGGCAACCAGCAGCTGATCATCAACGGGCTGCTGGAAAAAACCGATGATCCGGTCACCAAAGAACTTTTTGCCAAACAGCAGATGGCTCTGGCAGAAATGTCCCAGGGGCTGAAAATCCTGCCATCCTGGCAGATTCCCTTCCGGAGCTACAATGTGACCGGCCTGGACCATGTACGGGCTCTCCTGAAAGGGGAAGTGGCCCCAGTCGCCGGACGGGAACAACAGGCTCCCGTCTACACCCTCCAGGAGGTGGCGGAAGATCTGGAGCGGAATCATCGGAAGGTCATCTTCACCATGGGCAAAGGCGGCGTGGGAAAAACCACTGTAGCGGCCTCCCTGGCTCTCCGTCTGGCCCAAAAGGGACACCAGGTACTGCTCACCACCACCGACCCGGCCGGCCATCTCCAGGAAATCCTGGATCAGACGGACCGGCTCCAGCTGTGCCAGATCGATGAGCAGGCTGAACTCCGCCGCTACCAGAAGGAAGTCCTGGACCAGGCCCGGAAAAATGGCCTGAAAGAAGGAGATCTGGCTTACATCGAAGAAGACCTCCGTTCCCCCTGCACCCAGGAAATCGCCGTGTTCCGGGCATTTGCAGAAATCGTGGCCCGGTCCGGGGACCGGATTGTCATCATCGACACTGCCCCAACCGGCCATACCCTGCTGCTCCTGGAATCCACAGAAAACTACGACCGGGAGATCCGCCGGACCCGGGGTGCTGTTCCCCCTGCCGTCCAGCAGCTACTGCCCCGGCTGAAAGGGCCGGAAACGGAAGTGGTGATCGTCACCCTGCCAGAAGCCACTCCTGTGTATGAAGCCCTGCGTCTGGAAGCAGATTTGAAACGGACCCGGCTCTACAGCCGCTGGTGGATCATCAACCGGTGCTTCAGCCAGACTGCCGCCCAAAGCCCTCTGCTAAAGGCCAAAGCGGACCGGGAAATCCCCTGGATCAACCAGGTGGCAGCCCACGCCAGCGGCTGTGCGGCAGTGATTCCCTGGAAACAGGCAGAAATCAAAGGAAAGGTGCTGGAAACATTATGA
- a CDS encoding low molecular weight phosphatase family protein has product MNRKPVVAFLCIQNSCRSQMAEAFGRHLAEDVFVSRSAGTCLAERIHPTAQRLMKELYRIDMEKEGQFPKRLESLPTLDMVVTMGCGVQCPVLPGVRTLTWEIPDPAGKPDPEFRTIIETIRSQVLSLRDQMKGDVTK; this is encoded by the coding sequence ATGAACCGAAAACCTGTTGTCGCTTTTCTCTGTATCCAAAATTCCTGCCGGAGCCAGATGGCCGAAGCCTTTGGCCGTCACCTGGCAGAAGATGTGTTTGTCAGCCGTTCTGCCGGTACCTGTCTGGCAGAACGGATCCATCCAACCGCCCAGCGGTTGATGAAGGAACTGTACCGGATCGACATGGAAAAAGAAGGCCAGTTCCCCAAAAGACTGGAATCCCTGCCCACGCTGGACATGGTGGTGACCATGGGCTGCGGTGTCCAATGTCCGGTACTGCCCGGGGTGAGGACCCTGACCTGGGAAATCCCTGACCCGGCCGGCAAACCAGATCCAGAGTTCCGTACCATTATAGAAACCATCCGGTCCCAGGTGCTGTCCCTCCGGGATCAGATGAAAGGAGATGTCACAAAATGA
- the arsB gene encoding ACR3 family arsenite efflux transporter yields the protein MKEGKDQGISPFQRYLSLWVFLCMVAGVLIGHFLPAVPRFLDRLQIDGISIPIAILIWIMIYPMMMKVDFQSIREVGRHPKGLFVTWITNWLIKPFTMYGLAAFFFYHGFHGFIPEELATQYLAGAVLLGAAPCTAMVFVWSTLTKGDPAYTVVQVATNDLIILVAFVPIVKYLLGVSHVTVPYSVLFLSIFLFVVIPLAGGILTRISVIERKGAAYFNQIFVHKFDQATTWGLLLTLVIIFSSQAQVILSNPFHILLIAIPLVLQTYLIFAIAYGASNLLHLPHDIAAPAGMVGASNFFELAVAVAIALFGVTSPAALATTVGVLTEVPVMLSLVKIANRKQLDHN from the coding sequence ATGAAGGAAGGTAAAGATCAGGGCATCAGCCCGTTCCAACGGTATCTTTCTCTTTGGGTATTCCTCTGCATGGTGGCTGGAGTCCTGATAGGCCATTTCCTGCCGGCGGTGCCCCGTTTCCTGGACCGGCTCCAGATTGACGGGATTTCCATACCCATTGCCATCCTGATCTGGATCATGATCTATCCCATGATGATGAAGGTGGATTTCCAAAGCATCCGTGAGGTAGGGCGCCATCCCAAAGGACTGTTTGTCACCTGGATTACCAACTGGCTGATCAAGCCCTTTACCATGTATGGTCTGGCTGCCTTCTTCTTTTATCATGGATTCCACGGATTCATTCCAGAGGAACTGGCCACCCAATATCTGGCCGGGGCCGTTCTCCTGGGTGCTGCTCCCTGTACGGCCATGGTATTTGTATGGAGTACCCTGACCAAAGGAGATCCCGCTTATACGGTTGTCCAGGTAGCCACCAATGATCTGATCATCCTGGTGGCATTCGTACCCATTGTCAAATACCTGTTGGGTGTATCCCATGTAACTGTTCCCTACAGCGTGCTGTTCCTGAGCATCTTCCTGTTCGTAGTGATTCCCCTTGCCGGAGGGATCCTGACCCGGATCAGCGTCATAGAGCGGAAAGGTGCTGCTTATTTCAACCAGATCTTTGTCCATAAATTCGATCAGGCAACCACCTGGGGACTGCTGCTGACCCTGGTGATCATTTTCAGTTCCCAGGCCCAGGTCATCCTGTCCAATCCCTTCCATATCCTGCTGATCGCCATTCCCCTGGTCCTTCAAACCTATCTGATCTTTGCCATCGCCTATGGCGCCAGCAACCTGCTCCATCTGCCACATGACATTGCAGCTCCGGCCGGCATGGTCGGTGCCTCCAACTTCTTCGAACTGGCCGTAGCCGTGGCCATTGCCCTGTTCGGAGTTACCAGCCCCGCCGCCCTGGCCACCACCGTAGGCGTGCTGACAGAGGTCCCCGTGATGCTGAGCCTGGTGAAAATTGCCAACAGGAAACAACTGGACCACAACTGA
- a CDS encoding DUF2971 domain-containing protein has product MIYHYCSTSGFFNILRNQCLWLTEASFTNDAWENRMLDPVFEQALEELADDGEIERARMDTARDLYYHHSACFIYLGCFSEEGDILPQWRSYADDGQGFAIGFSSREMDFDCSTVHLNADFANKYYLKKVIYMREEYGEQFLPLAKNWIRMRLTRGRHLNDREIRRAIADDAAFSSLRYYCKDASFASEKELRALWLPVLLKDQEGHMAAGNRKAYRQIRFRPEASRLVPYTEMPFAKSAVREVVLGPKNDMKDHLDILKMFLAANGYDDRNVRLRISRSSYR; this is encoded by the coding sequence ATGATCTATCACTATTGTTCCACCAGTGGCTTTTTCAATATACTGCGCAACCAGTGCCTCTGGCTGACCGAAGCGTCTTTTACCAACGATGCCTGGGAAAACCGGATGCTGGACCCGGTGTTCGAACAGGCCCTGGAAGAGCTGGCTGATGACGGCGAGATTGAACGGGCCCGGATGGATACGGCCCGGGATCTGTACTACCATCATTCCGCCTGTTTCATCTACCTTGGGTGTTTTTCCGAAGAGGGGGACATCCTGCCCCAGTGGCGGTCCTATGCGGATGATGGCCAGGGCTTTGCCATCGGCTTCTCCTCCCGGGAAATGGATTTCGATTGTTCCACCGTCCATCTCAATGCGGACTTTGCCAACAAATACTATCTGAAAAAAGTCATCTACATGAGAGAGGAATATGGAGAACAGTTTCTGCCCCTGGCCAAGAACTGGATCCGTATGCGGCTCACCCGGGGACGGCATCTGAACGACCGGGAGATCCGCCGGGCCATTGCCGACGACGCCGCCTTCTCATCCCTCCGGTACTACTGCAAGGACGCCAGCTTTGCTTCCGAAAAAGAACTCCGGGCCCTTTGGCTGCCGGTGCTGCTGAAGGATCAGGAGGGCCACATGGCCGCCGGCAACCGGAAAGCCTACCGGCAGATCCGTTTCCGTCCCGAAGCCAGCCGGCTGGTGCCCTATACGGAAATGCCCTTTGCCAAAAGCGCCGTCCGGGAAGTGGTGCTGGGGCCCAAAAATGACATGAAAGACCATCTGGACATCCTGAAGATGTTCCTGGCCGCCAACGGATATGACGACCGGAATGTCCGGCTGCGTATATCCAGAAGTTCCTATCGATAA
- a CDS encoding LytR/AlgR family response regulator transcription factor — MFHVALCTDNSRSLHQLSVNIQRLPHPTDALEIHPFLQEYDLLRSCRQGICYNLILLGPFQEAHHVLDTARRIRKLDPGVSISLISHDLRDSLEGYEIPLFRFYAGTVPMPVLQQDLEELMQKKQEVQNASFLFSNWQGVHRFFLKEILYFKSEGSRIQVVTRLGSYIYRETMSTVERRLGRSCFVRIHRSYLVNLHWVRNVWGTEVTLLNGKVLPLSKHRSREIRDALLQLGEI; from the coding sequence ATGTTCCACGTTGCCCTGTGCACTGACAATTCCCGTTCTCTCCACCAGCTCTCCGTCAATATCCAGCGCCTGCCCCACCCCACCGATGCTCTTGAGATCCACCCCTTTCTCCAGGAATACGATCTGCTCCGAAGCTGCCGCCAGGGCATCTGCTACAATCTGATCCTGTTGGGACCCTTCCAGGAGGCACACCATGTGCTGGATACGGCCCGGCGGATTCGGAAGCTGGACCCGGGAGTATCCATTTCCCTGATTTCCCATGATCTCCGGGATTCTCTGGAAGGCTATGAAATCCCCCTGTTCCGGTTCTATGCCGGCACCGTCCCCATGCCGGTGCTCCAGCAGGACCTGGAGGAACTGATGCAGAAAAAACAGGAAGTCCAGAATGCATCCTTCCTGTTCAGCAACTGGCAGGGTGTCCACCGCTTTTTTCTGAAGGAGATCCTCTATTTCAAATCGGAAGGCTCCCGGATCCAGGTGGTCACCCGGCTGGGCAGCTATATATACCGGGAAACCATGTCCACGGTGGAACGGCGGCTGGGCCGTTCCTGTTTCGTACGGATCCACCGGAGCTACCTGGTGAATCTCCACTGGGTGCGGAATGTGTGGGGCACAGAAGTGACCCTGCTGAACGGAAAGGTCCTGCCCCTGTCCAAGCACCGTTCCCGGGAAATCCGGGATGCTCTGCTGCAGCTGGGGGAGATATGA
- a CDS encoding NAD(P)/FAD-dependent oxidoreductase yields the protein MKKKVDVAIIGGGPASIYAAYEFVLKYPQVSVLILEEGHAIDFRSCPIIAGKVEKCVRCTPCSIMRGFGGAGAFSDGKYNFTTEFGGWLSDYIPKKTVMDLIDYVDEINLKHGAPGEVYSTKNCRIGRQALGHDLHLLNAKVRHLGTDNNRKLMASIYRYLVEHGIQIQCDTQVDTFQPCEGGYEVFLKNSEDTIQCRYLIGAPGRAGAEWFSGQCEKLGLELTNNQVDVGVRVEVPAAVFQEITDEVYEAKLVYRTKGYGDRVRTFCMNPNGYVVAENTDGIVTVNGHSFSDPKKNSGNTNFALLVSNRFTEPFKEPHRYGKHIASLSNMLGGGVLVQRFGDLIKGRRTNAHRLSQSFLRPTLNAVPGDLSLVLPKRHLDNIIEMIYALDKVAPGTANDDTLLYGVEVKFYSARLELDDQLETRLPNFFAIGDGAGITRGLSQASASGVYVARIIGERMKQ from the coding sequence ATGAAGAAAAAAGTCGATGTAGCCATTATCGGCGGGGGCCCGGCCTCCATTTATGCCGCTTATGAATTTGTCCTGAAATATCCCCAGGTCAGTGTCCTGATCCTGGAAGAAGGCCACGCCATCGATTTCCGCAGCTGTCCCATCATCGCCGGAAAAGTGGAAAAATGCGTCCGCTGCACCCCCTGCAGCATTATGCGGGGATTCGGGGGCGCCGGGGCTTTTTCCGACGGGAAATACAATTTCACCACCGAATTCGGCGGGTGGCTCAGTGATTACATCCCCAAAAAGACCGTCATGGACCTGATCGATTATGTGGATGAGATCAACCTGAAGCATGGGGCTCCCGGGGAAGTCTATTCCACCAAGAACTGCCGGATCGGCCGGCAGGCCCTGGGCCACGACCTCCATCTGCTCAACGCCAAAGTCCGGCATCTGGGCACCGACAACAACCGGAAACTTATGGCCAGCATCTACCGGTACCTGGTGGAACACGGAATCCAGATCCAGTGCGATACCCAGGTGGATACCTTCCAGCCCTGTGAGGGAGGGTATGAAGTGTTCCTGAAAAACAGCGAGGATACCATCCAGTGCCGGTATCTCATCGGGGCTCCTGGCCGGGCCGGGGCGGAATGGTTCTCCGGCCAGTGCGAGAAACTGGGCCTGGAACTTACCAACAACCAGGTGGACGTGGGGGTCCGGGTGGAAGTGCCCGCCGCCGTGTTCCAGGAAATCACCGATGAAGTGTACGAAGCCAAACTGGTGTACCGGACCAAGGGATACGGGGACCGGGTGCGGACCTTCTGCATGAACCCCAACGGCTATGTGGTGGCGGAAAATACCGATGGCATCGTCACCGTCAACGGCCACAGCTTCAGTGATCCCAAAAAGAACAGCGGCAACACCAACTTTGCCCTGCTGGTGAGCAACCGGTTCACGGAACCCTTCAAGGAACCCCACCGGTACGGCAAACACATTGCTTCCCTGTCCAATATGCTGGGAGGTGGGGTGCTGGTCCAGCGGTTCGGGGACCTGATCAAGGGCCGGCGGACCAATGCCCACCGGCTGAGCCAGAGCTTCCTGCGGCCCACCCTCAATGCGGTGCCCGGGGATCTGAGCCTGGTGCTGCCCAAACGGCATCTGGACAACATCATCGAGATGATTTATGCCCTGGACAAGGTGGCGCCCGGTACGGCCAATGACGACACCCTCCTTTACGGGGTGGAAGTGAAGTTCTACAGTGCCCGGCTGGAACTGGATGACCAGCTGGAAACCCGGCTGCCCAACTTCTTTGCCATCGGGGACGGCGCCGGCATCACCCGTGGCCTGAGCCAGGCCAGCGCCAGCGGCGTCTACGTGGCCCGGATCATCGGGGAAAGAATGAAACAATGA
- a CDS encoding serine hydrolase, with product MSINKKILLCFIALVVVGAVSLTLLHRSPKYLEQQQQAQNAQTVHSQDTKLPYDYLNNVIAQSGAACSVYYHSLENDDVFYNYSGKMPAGDLVRLYVAAGVLRQAEDGDLSLDEVYTLREKDRRPGSPVLDKLPAGSRLTVRNLLEDMVLQNDTTALYKLIWIAGREDLNEWLAKQGYADTVVGTAQLPRGENGQDTLAPGEKRQLSYTSVNDTVNLLTRLYQGKCVSPKQDGYLLDLLRKQPARDMLGALLPQKARIAGLQSDQGQVLGAAGIVYAKEKYVLVVLMDKAVRPEESRKTLNQISSIIFNTVNDKEVFKK from the coding sequence ATGAGCATCAACAAGAAAATCCTCCTTTGCTTCATCGCGCTGGTTGTGGTGGGGGCGGTTTCCCTGACCCTGCTCCACCGGAGTCCCAAGTATCTGGAACAGCAGCAGCAGGCCCAGAATGCCCAAACGGTCCATTCCCAGGACACCAAGCTGCCCTATGATTACCTGAACAATGTGATCGCCCAGAGCGGAGCCGCCTGTTCCGTGTACTACCATTCCCTGGAAAATGATGATGTTTTTTACAACTATTCCGGGAAGATGCCCGCCGGGGATCTGGTCCGGCTCTATGTGGCGGCCGGGGTGCTCCGGCAGGCGGAGGATGGGGACCTGTCCCTGGACGAAGTCTATACCCTCCGGGAAAAAGACCGGCGGCCCGGCAGTCCCGTGCTGGACAAACTGCCTGCGGGCAGCCGGCTGACGGTCCGGAACCTGTTGGAAGACATGGTGCTCCAGAACGATACCACGGCCCTGTACAAGCTGATCTGGATCGCCGGCCGGGAAGACCTGAATGAATGGCTGGCCAAACAGGGGTATGCGGATACGGTGGTGGGCACGGCCCAGCTGCCCCGGGGCGAGAATGGCCAGGATACCCTGGCTCCCGGAGAAAAACGGCAGCTCAGCTACACCTCCGTCAACGATACGGTGAACCTGCTGACCCGGCTGTACCAGGGGAAATGCGTGTCCCCGAAGCAGGACGGGTATCTGCTGGACCTGCTGCGGAAACAGCCGGCCCGGGATATGCTGGGGGCCCTGCTGCCCCAAAAGGCCAGGATCGCCGGACTCCAGTCCGACCAGGGGCAGGTGCTGGGGGCGGCCGGCATCGTCTATGCCAAGGAAAAATATGTGCTGGTGGTCCTGATGGATAAAGCGGTGCGCCCGGAAGAAAGCCGCAAGACACTCAACCAGATTTCCTCCATTATCTTCAATACAGTCAACGACAAAGAGGTGTTTAAAAAATGA
- a CDS encoding M48 family metallopeptidase, translating to MVAESILKNARIIQSFRRSIGFEVVEDGTLVLRVPYGVSRQELERVVAKKEKWITGAQARVRREREEHPTLRLEEGEQFLLFGKPCTLRLRAGKGFALEEGESLLVMGREETRESLARFLISLLRDVIRSQVERYAAQLQLPLPVVKCSRARKRWGYCNWKGEIGFSWPLVFCPREVIAYVVVHELCHIRNMSHNKAFWKSVAQVLPDYRERENWLKAHRKVMSTL from the coding sequence ATGGTTGCTGAATCAATTCTGAAAAATGCCCGGATCATCCAGTCCTTCCGCCGGAGCATCGGCTTCGAAGTGGTGGAAGACGGTACCCTGGTGCTGCGGGTCCCTTACGGGGTCTCCCGGCAGGAACTGGAACGGGTGGTGGCGAAAAAAGAAAAATGGATCACCGGGGCCCAGGCCAGGGTCCGCCGGGAGCGGGAAGAGCATCCCACCCTCCGTCTGGAGGAGGGGGAACAGTTCCTGCTGTTCGGCAAACCCTGCACCCTGCGGCTCCGGGCCGGCAAAGGCTTTGCCCTGGAAGAAGGGGAGAGCCTCCTTGTGATGGGCCGGGAAGAAACCCGGGAATCCCTGGCCCGGTTTCTGATCAGCCTGCTCCGGGATGTGATCCGGAGCCAGGTGGAACGGTATGCCGCCCAGCTGCAGCTGCCCCTGCCGGTGGTGAAATGCAGCCGGGCCCGGAAACGGTGGGGGTACTGCAACTGGAAGGGCGAAATCGGCTTTTCCTGGCCCCTGGTGTTCTGTCCCCGGGAGGTCATTGCCTATGTGGTGGTCCATGAATTGTGCCACATCCGGAACATGTCTCACAACAAAGCGTTCTGGAAATCGGTGGCCCAGGTGCTGCCGGATTACCGGGAACGGGAAAACTGGCTGAAAGCCCACAGAAAGGTCATGAGTACATTATGA
- a CDS encoding HlyC/CorC family transporter, whose product MDDLHIPTSALTLILMIFISLSAFFSASETALTGSNKLRLKNLAKGGNRKARRALRLLDHFDDALSTILIGNNVVNIATASLAAAVSTAAFGTSGLALATVFTTIVILIFGEIIPKSVASDAPEKYSMDCSRLLSVLVLLFTPLNFLFRMMKSAFNHCLRKKVSHRFATEDELLLMVDEVEHGGGINKQDSQLIKSAIEFSDIRVREIMTPRVDMVAMDISEGSEEALKLFSSHGFSRLPVFKDDYSEIIGILHAKDFLAAYLQNPRCSLKNLIKKAALVHQSTKISRVLKTLQEAKVEMAMVMDSYGTVRGLVTTEDIVEELVGEIWDEHDKAVSSFRKLGRNRYLVSCSSNSQNANLFDLFKYLDLDIDDYGLENNSISGWVVDTLETIPKKGDSFDCRNLHVTVTRANEHRVQEIIVEVRPEKKEKSEE is encoded by the coding sequence ATGGATGATTTGCATATACCAACGTCAGCCCTGACGCTGATTCTCATGATTTTCATATCCCTTTCCGCCTTTTTTTCCGCTTCGGAAACGGCCCTGACCGGCTCCAACAAGCTGCGGCTGAAGAACCTGGCCAAAGGCGGCAACAGGAAAGCCCGGCGAGCCCTGCGGTTGCTGGACCATTTCGATGATGCCCTGTCCACCATCCTGATCGGGAACAATGTGGTGAATATCGCCACGGCTTCCCTGGCGGCGGCGGTTTCCACCGCGGCCTTCGGCACCTCCGGTCTGGCCCTGGCCACGGTATTCACCACCATTGTGATCCTGATCTTCGGGGAAATCATCCCCAAAAGCGTGGCCAGCGACGCTCCGGAAAAATATTCCATGGACTGTTCCCGGCTGCTCAGTGTGCTGGTGCTCCTGTTCACCCCCCTGAATTTCCTGTTCCGGATGATGAAGTCCGCCTTCAACCACTGCCTGCGGAAAAAAGTCTCCCACCGGTTCGCCACGGAAGACGAGCTGCTGCTGATGGTGGATGAAGTGGAGCATGGGGGCGGCATCAACAAACAGGACAGCCAGCTGATCAAAAGTGCCATTGAATTCAGCGACATCCGGGTCCGGGAGATCATGACTCCCCGGGTGGACATGGTGGCCATGGATATTTCCGAAGGCAGCGAAGAAGCCCTGAAGCTGTTCAGCAGCCATGGTTTCTCCCGTCTGCCGGTTTTCAAGGATGACTACAGCGAAATCATCGGGATCCTCCACGCCAAGGATTTCCTGGCGGCCTATCTCCAGAATCCCCGCTGCAGTCTGAAGAATCTGATCAAAAAAGCGGCCCTGGTCCATCAGTCCACCAAGATTTCCCGGGTGCTGAAGACCCTCCAGGAAGCCAAGGTGGAAATGGCCATGGTCATGGACAGCTATGGCACCGTACGGGGCCTGGTGACCACGGAAGACATTGTGGAAGAGCTGGTGGGCGAAATCTGGGACGAGCATGACAAGGCGGTTTCTTCCTTCCGGAAGCTGGGCAGGAACCGGTACCTGGTCTCCTGTTCCTCCAATTCCCAGAATGCCAACCTGTTCGACCTGTTCAAATATCTGGATCTGGATATCGACGACTACGGCCTGGAAAACAATTCCATCAGCGGCTGGGTGGTGGATACCCTGGAGACCATACCCAAAAAGGGAGATTCCTTCGACTGCCGGAACCTCCATGTGACGGTGACCCGGGCCAATGAGCACCGGGTCCAGGAAATCATCGTGGAAGTGCGGCCGGAGAAGAAGGAGAAGAGTGAAGAGTGA
- a CDS encoding cysteine hydrolase family protein: MENRILVVVDMQNDFVGGSLGSEAAQDITLNVLKKVANFPGRVIFTQDTHGEDYLETQEGRRLPVKHCIKGTPGWRLIPALEKLQQEHHWPVIQKPSFGSVTLAEDLKELHRKQPIQSIELIGLCTDICVVSNALLLKAALPEVEIRVDSRCCAGVTEESHQAALETMRSCQVVVE; encoded by the coding sequence ATGGAAAACCGTATTCTTGTTGTAGTGGATATGCAGAATGATTTTGTGGGCGGAAGCCTGGGGTCGGAGGCGGCCCAAGACATTACCCTGAATGTGCTGAAAAAGGTGGCCAATTTCCCCGGCCGGGTGATCTTTACCCAGGATACCCATGGAGAGGATTACCTGGAAACCCAGGAAGGCCGCCGGCTGCCGGTGAAGCACTGCATCAAGGGCACCCCCGGATGGCGGCTGATCCCGGCCCTGGAAAAGCTCCAGCAGGAACATCACTGGCCGGTGATCCAGAAGCCCTCCTTCGGTTCGGTGACCCTGGCGGAAGACCTGAAGGAACTGCACCGGAAACAGCCCATCCAGAGCATCGAACTGATCGGGCTGTGCACGGACATCTGTGTAGTGAGCAATGCCCTGCTGCTGAAAGCGGCCCTGCCGGAAGTGGAGATCCGGGTGGACAGCCGCTGCTGCGCCGGCGTAACGGAAGAAAGCCACCAGGCGGCCCTGGAGACCATGAGGAGCTGTCAGGTGGTTGTGGAGTAA
- a CDS encoding nitroreductase family protein, with the protein MTFMDLAKARYSVRKFSDKPIEKEKMEAILEAGRIAPTGHNYQPYRVYVLQSPEALEKIRGLTRCAFNAPVVLMVTVRKDEEWVNPFEHSIRAGEQDASIVATHMMLEAWELGIGSCWVNYFPVSQTADAFGLDLKEVPLLLLPLGYAAEGVHAAHLHNERRSNEELVKVL; encoded by the coding sequence ATGACATTCATGGACCTGGCCAAGGCCAGATATTCTGTACGGAAATTCAGCGACAAACCCATTGAAAAGGAAAAAATGGAGGCCATCCTGGAAGCGGGACGGATCGCTCCCACTGGCCACAACTACCAGCCCTACCGGGTGTACGTGCTCCAGAGTCCGGAAGCCCTGGAAAAAATCCGGGGACTGACCCGGTGCGCCTTCAATGCACCGGTGGTGCTCATGGTCACCGTCCGGAAGGACGAGGAATGGGTGAACCCCTTTGAACACAGCATCCGGGCCGGGGAACAGGATGCCAGCATCGTGGCCACCCATATGATGCTGGAAGCCTGGGAACTGGGCATCGGCTCCTGCTGGGTGAACTATTTCCCGGTGTCCCAGACCGCCGATGCCTTCGGCCTGGATCTGAAGGAAGTGCCCCTGCTGCTGTTGCCCCTGGGCTACGCCGCAGAAGGAGTCCACGCCGCCCATCTCCACAACGAACGGAGAAGCAACGAGGAATTGGTGAAAGTGCTGTAA